A stretch of Roseovarius sp. M141 DNA encodes these proteins:
- a CDS encoding NADP-dependent malic enzyme produces the protein MPKDELKTDRQQEALDYHEFPRPGKLEIRATKPMATGRDLSNAYSPGVADACLEIEKNPADAARYTSKGNLVAVISNGTAVLGLGNIGAQASKPVMEGKAVLFKKFAGIDCFDIEVNETDPEKLADLVARLEPTFGAVNLEDIKAPECFIVEKLCRERMNIPVFHDDQHGTAIVASAAAHNALIVAGKKIEDIKVVALGAGAAGIACLKMLIVMGVKRDNITMLDSKGVVHTGRSDLNEQKQEFARDTVMRTTDDAMAGADLFLGVSGPGLLTQDMVRKMADDPIIFALANPTPEIMPEDARAAAPGALIATGRSDYPNQVNNVLCFPFIFRGALDAGATEINDAMKLACVEAIAGLARATTSAEVGAAYRGERLTFGPEYLIPKPFDPRLLPTIATAVARAAIESGVATRELNLKDYQTRLQGEVFKSHTIMRRVFDAARASSRRIVFAEGEDERVLRAAQSMIEDGIDTPILIGRPDVIAARIEREGLTLRPGTDFELVNPQNDPRYRDYWQSYHQIMARRGITPDLAKAVLRTNTTAIAAIMVQRGDADSMICGTFGDYRWHLNYAQQVLSDGDLHPVGALSLMILDQGPLFVADTHVNITPTPEQLAETVLAAARHVRRFGIEPKIALCSGSQFGNLACPTGYAMRGALDILDAQAPNFEYEGEMHTDAALDPDLRERLFPGGRMTGKANVLIFANTDAAGATRNILKSVAGGLEVGPVLMGMGNRVHIVTPSITVRGLLNTAALAGSAVASYG, from the coding sequence ATGCCCAAGGACGAGCTGAAAACAGACCGCCAGCAGGAGGCGCTGGATTACCACGAATTTCCGCGCCCCGGCAAGCTGGAGATCCGCGCGACGAAACCCATGGCGACGGGCCGCGATCTGTCGAACGCGTATTCGCCCGGCGTCGCCGATGCCTGCCTTGAGATCGAGAAAAACCCGGCGGATGCGGCGCGCTATACCTCCAAGGGCAATCTGGTCGCCGTCATCTCGAACGGCACCGCCGTTCTGGGGCTGGGCAATATCGGCGCGCAGGCGTCCAAGCCTGTGATGGAGGGCAAGGCGGTCCTGTTCAAGAAGTTCGCCGGCATCGATTGTTTCGACATCGAAGTGAACGAGACCGATCCCGAAAAGCTGGCCGATCTGGTCGCGAGGCTGGAGCCGACATTCGGCGCCGTCAACCTCGAAGACATCAAGGCGCCCGAGTGTTTCATCGTCGAAAAGCTCTGCCGCGAGCGGATGAACATCCCCGTCTTTCACGACGACCAGCACGGCACGGCCATCGTTGCCTCGGCTGCGGCGCATAACGCGCTGATCGTTGCGGGCAAGAAGATCGAGGATATCAAGGTCGTCGCCCTCGGCGCCGGTGCGGCGGGCATCGCCTGCCTCAAGATGCTGATAGTAATGGGCGTCAAACGCGACAATATCACCATGCTGGACAGCAAGGGCGTCGTGCATACCGGGCGCAGCGACCTCAACGAGCAAAAGCAGGAATTCGCGCGCGACACCGTCATGCGCACGACGGACGATGCGATGGCGGGGGCCGATCTGTTCCTCGGTGTGTCCGGCCCCGGCCTGCTGACGCAGGACATGGTGCGCAAGATGGCGGATGACCCGATCATCTTTGCGCTGGCCAACCCCACGCCCGAAATCATGCCGGAAGACGCGCGCGCCGCCGCGCCGGGCGCGCTGATCGCCACGGGCCGTTCGGATTATCCCAATCAGGTCAACAACGTGCTGTGCTTCCCGTTCATCTTTCGCGGGGCGTTGGACGCCGGCGCGACCGAGATCAACGACGCGATGAAGCTGGCTTGTGTCGAGGCGATTGCGGGCCTTGCGCGTGCCACCACTTCGGCCGAGGTCGGAGCGGCCTATCGCGGCGAGCGGCTGACCTTCGGGCCGGAATACCTGATCCCCAAGCCGTTTGATCCGCGCCTTTTGCCGACCATCGCGACTGCTGTCGCGCGTGCGGCGATCGAATCCGGCGTGGCGACACGCGAACTGAACCTCAAGGATTACCAGACCCGCCTACAGGGCGAGGTATTCAAGTCGCACACCATCATGCGTCGCGTCTTTGACGCCGCGCGCGCGTCCAGTCGCCGCATCGTCTTTGCCGAGGGCGAGGATGAGCGCGTGCTGCGCGCCGCCCAGTCGATGATCGAAGATGGCATCGATACCCCCATCCTGATCGGGCGCCCCGACGTCATCGCCGCACGGATCGAACGTGAGGGTCTGACCCTGCGGCCCGGCACCGATTTCGAACTGGTCAACCCGCAGAACGACCCGCGCTATCGCGACTATTGGCAGAGCTATCACCAGATCATGGCCCGGCGTGGTATTACGCCCGATCTGGCCAAGGCGGTGCTGCGCACCAACACCACGGCGATTGCGGCGATCATGGTACAGCGCGGCGACGCCGACAGCATGATCTGCGGCACGTTCGGCGATTACCGCTGGCATCTGAACTATGCCCAGCAAGTGCTGAGCGATGGTGATCTGCACCCCGTTGGCGCGCTGTCGCTTATGATTCTCGATCAGGGGCCGCTCTTTGTCGCCGACACGCATGTGAACATCACGCCCACCCCTGAGCAGTTGGCAGAGACCGTTCTGGCCGCTGCGCGCCATGTGCGCCGCTTCGGGATCGAACCCAAAATCGCGCTTTGTTCAGGCTCGCAATTCGGCAATCTGGCCTGCCCCACCGGCTACGCGATGCGCGGTGCGCTCGATATCTTGGACGCGCAGGCGCCGAATTTCGAATACGAGGGCGAGATGCACACCGATGCTGCGCTGGACCCCGACCTGCGCGAGCGGCTGTTCCCCGGCGGGCGCATGACGGGCAAGGCCAACGTGTTGATCTTTGCCAATACCGATGCCGCAGGCGCGACGCGCAACATCCTGAAATCCGTCGCCGGCGGACTTGAGGTCGGGCCGGTCCTGATGGGGATGGGCAACCGCGTGCATATCGTCACGCCCTCGATCACCGTGCGCGGCCTGCTCAATACCGCCGCGCTCGCCGGATCGGCGGTCGCAAGCTACGGCTGA
- a CDS encoding nucleobase:cation symporter-2 family protein — translation MTAITTDVDPVDEKLPPAKLFTLGLQHVLVMYAGAIAVPLIVGRVLNLTPEQVAFLISADLFVCGVVTIIQSMGASKWFGIKMPVMMGVTFASVGPMVSIAVANPGPEGARMIFGAIIGAGIIAMLIAPLVSRMLRFFPPVVTGTIILVIGVTLMRVGINWIFGLPVGPTAPEIVDPTHIAWLEDVRGMLASGAIPAVPDGLTVAPTLENPRYATPQNMMISGLVLLTIIVVMKYATGFLANISVLLGIIVGAVFAAFIGMMSFDTVGHADWFALITPFRFGLPIFDPIMILTMTLVMIVVMIESTGMFLALGEMCNRKIERPSLSAGLRTDGLGTLIGGVFNTFPYTSFSQNVGLVGVTGIRSRYVCVTGGAIMIVLGLVPKMGALVEALPVAVLGGAGLVMFGMVAATGVRILGSVEFKTNRYNGLIVAISLGMGMIPLIAPDFTMWLPHSIEPLIHSGILLAAISAVGLNIVFNNAVEISEDELREAAKQSDGGH, via the coding sequence ATGACTGCAATAACCACTGACGTGGACCCGGTCGACGAAAAGCTGCCGCCCGCGAAACTTTTTACACTGGGCTTGCAGCACGTGCTTGTGATGTATGCCGGTGCCATCGCCGTGCCGCTGATCGTGGGACGAGTGCTGAACCTGACCCCTGAACAGGTGGCATTCCTGATCTCGGCTGACCTGTTTGTCTGCGGAGTCGTGACAATCATTCAGTCGATGGGTGCGTCCAAATGGTTTGGCATCAAGATGCCTGTCATGATGGGTGTGACCTTTGCCTCGGTCGGACCTATGGTATCGATCGCGGTTGCAAATCCCGGCCCGGAAGGAGCACGGATGATCTTTGGCGCCATTATCGGCGCAGGTATCATCGCGATGCTGATTGCGCCGCTTGTCAGCCGCATGTTGCGGTTCTTTCCGCCCGTCGTCACTGGCACGATCATTCTTGTGATCGGTGTCACCCTGATGCGGGTCGGGATCAACTGGATCTTTGGCCTGCCGGTTGGCCCCACGGCGCCCGAGATTGTCGATCCAACCCATATAGCCTGGCTCGAAGACGTGCGGGGCATGCTTGCAAGTGGCGCAATCCCGGCGGTGCCGGACGGTTTGACCGTGGCGCCGACGTTGGAAAACCCGCGCTATGCGACGCCGCAGAACATGATGATTTCAGGCCTTGTGCTGCTGACGATCATTGTCGTGATGAAGTACGCGACAGGCTTCCTCGCCAATATCTCGGTGCTGCTGGGGATCATCGTGGGGGCTGTCTTTGCGGCCTTTATCGGGATGATGAGTTTCGACACCGTTGGCCATGCCGACTGGTTCGCCCTGATCACGCCCTTCCGCTTTGGCCTGCCGATTTTCGATCCGATCATGATCCTGACCATGACACTTGTCATGATTGTGGTGATGATTGAATCAACCGGCATGTTCCTGGCCTTGGGCGAGATGTGCAACCGCAAGATCGAGCGTCCGTCGCTGTCGGCTGGCCTTCGGACCGATGGTCTGGGTACGCTGATCGGTGGGGTGTTCAACACGTTCCCCTATACCTCCTTCAGCCAGAATGTGGGCCTTGTCGGTGTGACGGGCATCCGCAGCCGCTATGTCTGCGTCACCGGGGGCGCGATCATGATCGTGCTGGGTTTGGTACCCAAGATGGGCGCGTTGGTCGAGGCGCTGCCGGTCGCGGTTCTGGGCGGCGCGGGTCTGGTCATGTTCGGCATGGTCGCGGCTACCGGCGTGCGTATCCTCGGATCGGTCGAGTTCAAGACCAACCGCTACAACGGCCTGATCGTCGCGATCTCACTGGGCATGGGAATGATCCCGCTGATCGCGCCCGATTTCACCATGTGGCTGCCCCACTCGATCGAACCGCTGATCCACTCGGGCATCCTGCTGGCGGCGATTTCGGCGGTGGGTCTGAACATCGTGTTCAACAACGCCGTCGAGATTTCCGAGGACGAACTGCGCGAGGCTGCCAAGCAATCCGACGGCGGCCACTGA
- a CDS encoding AmiS/UreI family transporter, whose product MLTGLVLLCVGAVPFLNGLWLTDRIADRETVVINLIVAAISARVAAVTALGAGDVEDVRAGAMMLLARICTGWPPGLALLYGAG is encoded by the coding sequence ATGTTGACAGGCCTGGTGCTACTCTGTGTGGGGGCGGTGCCGTTTCTCAACGGTCTGTGGCTGACGGACCGGATCGCCGACCGCGAGACCGTGGTCATCAACCTGATCGTGGCGGCGATCTCGGCTAGGGTCGCGGCGGTGACGGCCCTTGGCGCGGGCGACGTGGAGGATGTGCGGGCGGGCGCCATGATGCTGCTGGCCAGGATATGCACGGGTTGGCCGCCGGGGCTGGCACTGCTTTACGGCGCGGGCTGA
- the lpdA gene encoding dihydrolipoyl dehydrogenase: MDVTVPDIGDFTDIPVIGILVSVGDTVVVEDPLLELESDKATMEVPSPAAGKVAEIRVALGDKVSQGSVIMVLEAEGEAAAPATALKVQANMGDIHGEVVVLGSGPGGYSAAFRAADLGKTVVLIEKDTNLGGVCLNVGCIPSKALLHAAKVITEAEEMQEHGISFGRPKVDLDGLRGWKSSVVSQLTGGLSGLAKARKVQVVNGFGRFTGPNTIAVEGANGPQTVSFDQCIIAAGSEPVALPFIPQDDPRVIDSTGALELEDIPKRLLVLGGGIIGLEMACVYDALGSNVTIVELMDQLIPGADKDIVKPLHKRIEGRYEKILLKTRVTAVEAQKKGLKVAFEDEGGAASTDTFDRVLVAVGRRPNGKLLDAEKAGVVVDDRGFIAVDSQQRTGARHIFAIGDVAGQPMLAHKAVHEGKVAAEVCAGKNRHFDARIIPSVAYTDPEIAWVGMTETQAKAEGITVGKGVFPWAASGRSLSLGRSEGITKLVFDEVDDRVIGAGIVGPNAGDLIAEVALAIEMGADAVDLGHTIHPHPTLSETVNFAAEMFEGTITDLMPPRKKKD; encoded by the coding sequence ATGGATGTAACCGTTCCCGATATCGGCGATTTCACGGATATTCCAGTGATCGGCATTCTGGTCAGCGTCGGCGATACCGTCGTTGTCGAAGACCCGCTGCTGGAACTTGAATCCGACAAGGCCACGATGGAGGTGCCCAGCCCAGCCGCCGGCAAGGTCGCGGAAATCCGCGTCGCCTTGGGCGACAAGGTGTCCCAAGGGTCCGTCATCATGGTGCTGGAAGCCGAAGGTGAGGCGGCAGCGCCCGCCACCGCGCTCAAGGTGCAGGCGAACATGGGCGATATTCACGGCGAGGTCGTCGTGCTCGGCTCCGGTCCCGGTGGTTATTCGGCGGCGTTCCGCGCCGCCGACTTGGGCAAGACTGTCGTGCTGATCGAAAAGGATACCAATCTGGGCGGCGTCTGCCTGAACGTGGGCTGCATCCCCTCCAAGGCGCTGCTGCACGCGGCCAAGGTGATCACCGAGGCCGAAGAGATGCAGGAACACGGCATCAGCTTTGGCAGGCCCAAGGTCGATCTGGACGGCTTGCGCGGCTGGAAATCATCGGTCGTCAGCCAGTTGACCGGCGGTCTTTCCGGATTGGCCAAGGCGCGAAAGGTGCAGGTCGTGAACGGCTTTGGCCGCTTTACCGGGCCGAACACAATCGCGGTCGAGGGCGCGAACGGTCCCCAGACCGTCAGCTTCGATCAATGCATCATTGCCGCCGGGTCCGAGCCCGTGGCGCTGCCCTTCATCCCACAGGATGATCCGCGCGTGATCGACAGTACCGGCGCGCTGGAGTTGGAGGATATTCCCAAACGTCTGCTGGTGCTGGGCGGCGGAATCATCGGCCTGGAAATGGCCTGTGTCTACGATGCGCTGGGCTCAAATGTCACGATCGTCGAATTGATGGATCAGCTCATACCCGGCGCTGACAAGGATATCGTCAAACCCCTCCATAAAAGGATCGAGGGGCGCTATGAAAAGATCCTGCTGAAAACCAGGGTCACAGCCGTCGAGGCCCAGAAGAAGGGGCTGAAAGTCGCCTTTGAGGATGAGGGAGGCGCGGCCAGCACCGACACATTCGACAGGGTTCTGGTCGCCGTGGGCCGTCGTCCCAACGGCAAGCTGCTGGATGCCGAAAAGGCGGGCGTAGTGGTGGATGATCGCGGCTTTATCGCCGTCGACAGCCAGCAGCGCACCGGGGCACGCCATATCTTCGCCATCGGCGACGTGGCCGGACAGCCAATGCTGGCGCACAAGGCCGTGCATGAGGGCAAGGTCGCCGCCGAGGTTTGCGCAGGCAAGAACCGCCATTTCGATGCGCGCATCATTCCCAGCGTCGCCTATACCGACCCCGAAATCGCCTGGGTCGGCATGACCGAGACGCAGGCCAAGGCCGAGGGGATCACGGTGGGCAAGGGCGTGTTCCCATGGGCCGCTTCGGGCCGCTCGCTGTCGCTGGGCCGTTCTGAAGGCATCACCAAGCTGGTTTTCGACGAGGTCGATGATCGGGTGATCGGCGCCGGCATTGTTGGGCCGAACGCCGGCGATCTGATCGCCGAGGTCGCGCTGGCGATCGAGATGGGCGCCGATGCTGTCGATCTGGGCCACACGATCCACCCGCATCCGACCCTGTCAGAGACGGTGAACTTCGCCGCCGAGATGTTTGAAGGCACGATCACCGATCTCATGCCACCGCGCAAGAAGAAGGACTGA